Part of the Diceros bicornis minor isolate mBicDic1 chromosome 17, mDicBic1.mat.cur, whole genome shotgun sequence genome is shown below.
tgaggaaaacgggagaacaagtctcaaatccgcctccccaaAAATAGGGACTCAAGGGTATTTATGGGGacgggggcaaggtggtctgaaatgattggaggtgaagagagatgaggtaattgataatctgcgcaagcgtagtcagccttcatgcctctgtaggacacatgttcacaggatgggggcattagcatgccctgagggtggagttccaacctcttgctgtcaaaagggcccagttgatgggttggtggtctcaatccagcctgaagtggacaaggggttcagttcctgaaaaaaatagctcaaacacccattaccatggtaacccaggctccagggggatgtcatctataggaacctagtgggagtcagatagcatattgcccaaacagcacagtcaATAAcgagtaagtttatcatgcagatttaagtcctcaccttccattctgataagtttctaggtaaggccatcccctgcttcttcctggtacacggaagaagatatctttacagatagagattttcttttcaaatgtaaatgtctctcatcaagggtaaccagaactaagaatgggcttagcacagacccacccagacaccggagatgtctatggtgatggcctattCCGGGataggcctcccatcccaaactcctttggttagttagtggaagtgggggccaaaatgtcattcaggcagagacgtATTCTGAGCTGgccaattccaatcccccatagttacaaCTGCTTAATCATCACtggctgtttgctggtttcaCTCCCAGACCTGAAAGAGCAGGCTGGCCTGGGGTgctggtggggagtggggggagcTGGGGATGGTTACCAGGgcaggtacctggggtgaccaaTGAGCAACAGAGgggaaataacaacaacaataataatagcagctggTATTTATTGACCGTTGACTATGCACCAGGCATTGTCCTAATGCTTTACATGCACACCTCGCTATCCTCACCACGCCCCTGGACGAGTGTAGTATCTTCATTCTAGAtacaaaggaaactgaggctcagagaggttaggtaacttttcACCAGATTGTAAGTGGCACAGCCCAGGCTTGAACCCAGCCATGTCTGATTCCAGAAACACTTTCGGCCACTAAACCATGGAGAAGGAAGCACATTGAAACGGGCACATTGACGTTCAAGATGTTGCATAATGATGTCTTGGGTTACCAaagtagacacacacacagacacactctcacacacacaccctcaggtACTAGCCCCATGTCTGGCCCACGCCTAGTTCTCATCCCTCTGAGCACGGCCCTCTCCAGGTCAAGCACCTCGCGGTGCTCAGCTTGACATTCTGAGCCACTCCGCCCATCCACCAAATCCACCATCCACCCCAGCCCGCCTCCTTTCCCCCTGCCCTCGTCTATCTCCTATTTTTCAGCCAAAGTGGACCGCCCACTGTTCCTCTCACATCCTAGGGTCTCCCTTGTTTTGTGTCTTTGTACACCAATCCCTCTGCCTgaatcctcctcccctctcccatctcaGCACATCTAATTCTTCACCATTCTTCAGGCCCAACCAAACTGTCATCTGCTCCAAGGACCCCGCTCTGACCTCTGGCCCCAAGCCCCTGAACCGGAGGCTCACTGTCCGGCAAGTCCCCGTGGCACGGCATTCCTCCATTAGCGCCAGACCCTCCTCGGCTTTGCAGTGAGGTCCTCCGTGTGCGCCTGCCCTGCCTGGGGCGGTAGGCTCCTCCTTCACCCTCTGGGCCTGGTTCCTGCTGGGTGCTCAGCAGGTGTTTGCTCCCTGCCTTAAACTGGCTCCTGGGGCCCACTGGCGGGTAAAGAAGACGTGACAACCAAGACTGAGCATTAGCTTCTCATCTAAAGAGTGGTGGATTGGGAATTAAAAGGGCAAGGGAGTGAGTTCTAGAAAATCTGGCAGAGAATGGAATAGCCCTCCTCTTCCCCAGCACCCGTGACCACCAACCCTCCCTATGGGGAAGTCAATGACCCTTGACTGTGTCTGACTCTCTCATGCTTCAGCCCATTAACCCCCGCTGGGTTCCAAGAATAATGAAGGGGACTCAGGGTGCATGTACCCCTGAGGCTGGGTCAGGGATTAGTACTGACACTCTGAGGACCACTATGCTCCAGGTGTCAAACTTTTCAATTCCATCCCCTTCAGGCTGTGTTCTTAGCAAGCACAACTCAGCCTGCAGCCCTCCAGTCTCTGGATTTTAAATGCACTTAATTATCTGTGTAAACAAAGGCTGATTATTAACCTCCTCTGTGATAGCACAGAAAGTCTGCTCCATCCACCCACCAAAACCCAGAAAGGCCCAAGAAAGCCTCATGTAAGTGCCTTCACAAGTCTAATTTAAGTCCTCCATGCTTCAGGGTAAGTCTATTTCCTCTCCGCAGGGAGACGCCAAGGAAAGACTTCTCCAGTACTGCTATTCCTGGAGAAAATTAGAGTCAAAACACGTAATCCTGAAGCCATTAGTCATACAGCTGGCAACCTCAGCTGAAGCTGCGGGTGGAAGCACGAGACACTGAGCTGGGCTCCATCTTCCACAGAGGACGACACTGGGGTTGGGCCGAAACTCCTGCAAAATCAAGGCTGGACCAAAGGATTCAGGCCCACGAGAGTGACGGGAAAGATGGCAAAGGGGGCAGTGGGGCACTCCCTGGAAAAGAGATGCCAGGCGGCTCAAAGCCAGGCACGGCTGGCCATGATGACCACTGGGGTTCCGGGATTTAATCACCCTCTGCACGATAATAACTCATATTTACAAGCAAAGGAAGCTAAGGGTGATTTGCATGTTTCTCTTGAATGCTGGCTGCTGAGTTCACACCCtggtttcctctgcctagaattgGACACATAATTAACTTCCATGATGACGTGATATGGCCTTCCGGAGTCGGTGGCCTCGACCAAGCACCAGTCGAGCGGAAGGCTTTGGATCAGGCCAGTTTCTCTAAGagcctgtgggagatcaagatttggccaccctgaaatctatctctttaccttggttgttttctctgaggacatttgacctcccccaccaactgcctaaagaatttgacatggtagctccttcctggaacagatctatcatgatggctgtaaagataacgtagggtaaatgttacaacaggaaaggcaccaacaagcccctcttatcagaagttctgtctctctggccacattctaagagttgccagacaatcatttacatttataaggggaatctccatttgtaaaggtgtctccctctctgtttggagaagagagggggatgagctcatctctagtgacttgtcaatgtggaaggtgaggccttgagctctataataaaccttactcgtgtttactgtgctttagtggtaatctcctgtaactgactccccccacccccaacatcctcctttgtcattggctggaaatgatatttaagacgagaacttctgctattgtgttgagaaacgcagtgtccctgctttctcccatgtatgcatgttattaaacGTGGTATTatcttctcctgctaacctgtcttgttgattatctGGCccgccagaagaaccttaagggaaagggcggagggggagtCTCCCTCTCCCCCCGACAAGCCCAAAGCCTAGCAGTCTGGGCTCCTGCCTGGGGGAATTCAAGCCTCACGCAGCCCCCAAAGACTCAGACCCTGGGAGGGGCCAGCGTGGTGGAGGGCTGGGAGCCTCCTTTCTGATTCTCACTCTGCCCCTCTGTGGAGCCTTCTCTGCTGGACCTTAAACAAGTCCCGGGACCACTCTGAGTTCACCTTCCTAATCAGGCAAATGGGTACAATAACGCTGACCCCAGAAGGATGCCCTGGGGGTTGGATGAGATGATGCATTATGAAGCCCTAGCACACTGTAGGCACTCCATAAACGcagctcccttcccctccccaggcAGAGTGGAGAGGGGTATGGGAAGCAATTAGTGTGGGCGGTGGGACATGACGACAGGACACCACACTCACTAGGAGAGGGGCTCTGAGCTGAGTtctcagaaagagagaagagcaagTTTTTGCCCAAAGGGAGCCAGGATGAATGgcaaattaataatagaaaaatagaacaagcaaacaaacatttatggagctcCTATGAAGTGCTAGGTAGGGCCCTAAATGCTTTCAGTCCATTATCTCATTAGGTCCTTCTCACAACGCTCAGATGGGTACTATATTATCTCTGTTTTGcacacgaggaaactgaggctcagagcggttATTCACCTGTCCGAGGTCACGATAAGAATCTGCAGGAGTGACTTCAGAGACCCCTTcccttcaacacacacacacacacacacacacacacacacacacacacacacgccccctACACCGTGCGGAGATGCACAGGTAATGATATCAAGGCTGCCCAGCGTGCAGGGCGGTCGCGCCGGGCTGGGACCCAAGTTGGGGGCGCGGTGTGCCCAGCTGCCCAGCCTGGGGACGGAACCACTGACCCAGCGCTACCCAGGCCGAGTCCCGGCAGAGGAGCAGGGGTCCCCCGATCCCGCAGCGCAGGGCCGCGGAGCTGACCGGGCGCTTCCTGGCCCCACAAAGCGCGGACGCGAGGCGCACGCCGTTTTATGGAGGCGGCCGGGCGGCCGGGCCGCTTAGAATCCCGGCTCCACGAGGCGCAAGGCCGACCTCCAAGCTCGTGAACTCGTCGGCCGCGCGCTCCCTGCCCGGCCCGCGGGCCGCGATATAACGCGCCGCGCGGCTCGGGGCCCAGCGCCTCCCGCCGCCGGGCCACGTCCTGCTCTCCTGCCGCCTCGGCGCTCCCCGCGGGCTCCGCGCCTTCAGCTGCGCGTCAGCCTGCGGGCCCCGGCCCGGCCGCCCCCTACCGCGGCGTCCCCTGCTACCCCGGCCTCTCCGGGGCTTCGGATACCGCTCCGGCGGCGTGCGCGGACCCAGCGCGCCCTGCATCACCACCGTGTCGGTCAGCGAGAGCCTCCTGGCGCCCCTCAATCTGGAGATCAACCCCAATGCGCAGTGCGTGAAGCACGAGGAGAAGGAGCAGATCAAGAGCCTCAACAACAGGGTCACTGCCTTCATCGACAAGGTGGGTGTCCTTGATCAGGCCTTTCCTGAGCCTTCAGTTCCTGGGCTAGGCACTGAAGGGGAGTCGGGCCAGAGGGTATGTGGTCCAGGTGAGCTCCCAGTCTGATGGAGGAGATGGACACACACCCAGggcacagacagacagagacatgCATATAGGGCAGGGGCTCCTGATCTGATAGCACTGTTGTTATACACAACCTCTGTCCAGACAGGCCGGGTCCCCACAGAGAAGGTGGGTGTCCTTGATCACACCCTTCCTGAGTCTGTACTTCCTGGGAGGACTGGGGAATTCCCAGGTAAATCTCCAGAAGTAGGGAATGGGAACTGCTGTATTTTATGTAATAATTTTAGGTGGTGCATTAAAGCATTAAATAACATTGAAACCTTTGTTTCAATGCTTAAGATTAAATGGAGAAAATCTCATTGGGCGCTAATATGTCTTTACCATCCCTCTAATACTTGCTACTTTCCTACTTTTAATAAGCAGAGTGAGCCTCTGAAGGTTCAGAGGTTCAGAGGTTCAGAGCTGTCTGGGGCAACAGTTTCAGCCAGAATTCCATGTTGTATGCTTTCCTTTTGTGCATGCCTATGATACTGGTTTTACAACTGTGGTGGTAATGTAAAGTTACCCCTTTACCCCCATTCAAGTGTAAAAGTCAAGCGAATCCATTTATAGATAAATCATGAGTACAGCAGCACAAGGGTATGGCAAAATCCTGAAGTTAGCCTGTGAAGGGTTCATATGATCTctgccaccagcccagccctctGAGTGTACAcagaagagagaggagtcaggGATCTGGGGCCAGGGGCCTGCCCAAGggcccaccgagagtgtgtggcAGAGCAGAACCGCAAGCCCAGCCTCTCTCCAGCTCTCCAGGCCCCTGGAGCTAGAGGGTCCTCAGCTCAGGGCCCAGCCACCCCACTGCCCTCCAGCAGGAGCCACCCCACTGCCCTCCAGCAGGAGCTGGTGCACCTCAGCAGGCACCACGCCCTGGGTGTGCTGGCACCCACAGCCGGGAAAGGCAGCCAGGAAGTGGAGTGTGGAAAGGGTCCTGGCCCAGGACAGGCGGCCTGGGCTCCACGCCCAGTTTCTCCACTGATCACTCTGTGATGCCGGGCAGTGGCTTCCCCTCTCGGCCCGAAGTTCCCTACAGCAGAGCTGTGTGTGGTGCCGTGTGTGAGCCGGCCGTGACTTTGAAAGGAAAGATGGGGGCCAAGCAGCCATGAGACTCCCCAGCATAGCTCCAGCCCCGTCAGCTAAGACCTCCTAAAATGATCCCATATAACATCCCCATTTCTGGAAGTTCCAACCAGGGAACTCCCAGCTGCACTCATCGAGTTGGACGAGAGGATACCAGAGCTGAAAAGCAAGGTAACGTCTCAACTCCAGCTAAAATGCGTGAGAAATGGAAAGCTGGAGGCCGGGGGGCCTGGACTTGTTTGCTGACCTTGCTGGCAACACAGCGGCTTGCGGCCAGTGCAGTGGTCCGGTTTGAGTGACTTCCAGTAAAGGCTGGTATGCCTCActtccctgcagcccccaccctCCCTACTTTCCAAAACCTTCCCCCGTTCACATTGGCTGCCTGGCCTCCAGACACGTGGAGTGTCCAACAGAGGAGTTTAGGCTGCCTGGCACCACACCCCACCCTCTCCCAGGACTCCTGCGGCCCCAGCCACCCTGCTTGGTGAGAGCCTgcccctccacctccccagcTAGCCCTTCCCACCTTGACCATCATTCAAATAACCACTCACCAggccccaggctggcccctgaggaCAGAGATAAATACTCCATAGGCCCTGCTCTGGGGGGCTCATAGTGAAAGGCTTTCATCTTACCCTatccctcccagccctgctctatattcctttcctccaggaagccttccctgattgtcACTACCTTCCACCCCTACCTGCCCCCCCAGCCCAACAGTAACCCAGCACAGCCCGTATGCCCCTCAGTTTCTTACTCATCCCATCTAGGCCCACGTGGACAGACCCTCACTCAGACCTGAACAAGCAATCATGAAACAAGGATTCTGCTGGTGCATCCTCAGGCCAGGAGAGCCCGACAGGGGCCATGCCGGCCACCCCTTGCCCCTGCACACCCTGCTGCCTGTTCCCTCCCGACTCTGCCTGCACTCTAAGGAGGGCTGAGGGTATCAGCTCCTCCCCCCGACTTTTCTCCCACTTCCACACCAGGCGCGCTTCCTGGAGCAGCAGAACAAGCTGCTGGAGACCAAGCTGCAGTTCTACCAGAACCGCAAGTGCTGCGACAGCAACCTGGAGCCGCTGTTCAGTGGCTACATCCAGATGCTGCGGCGGGAGGCCGAGCCAGTGGAGGCCGACAGCGGGAGGCTGGCCTCGGAGCTCAGCCACGTGCAGGAGGTGCTGGAGGGCTACAAGAAGCGGTGAGTGCGTCGGGGAGAGGGGTTTGGAGAAAGGAAAAGGGATTCAGTTAAAGCAGGATAGATTTGGGTTAGACCACAAGAGGAACTTTCCAACAGGAAGAAAACAGTGACAGGAAGCCTGTGGGGAAAATTTTTCTCTTCTGAGATGTGAGTTTAAACATTGGAGAGAGCCTGAGCTGCTCCAGCTACCTCATCtttatctgtttatttcattaattcatcAAACATTTCTTGAACTTCTACTCTGTGTTCCAGGTGCTGTGTTGGGCCctgaggtggaagaggggtcagaaaggaaggaggaggggaaaggggggCAGGGTTCCTGCCCCCAGGGAGTTACAATCCAGAAGCAGAGTGGAGCACTATGAAAACGTGCAGGGCACCCACCTGGCCCACATCAGGAATGTGAGTCCCTGAAACAGGACGAGCAGTGGGTGACGTGAGTGGGTTTGAGTGGCCGGAGGAAAGGGATGGACAAGGTCCCTCCTAGTCCGACACATTTGGATTCTATGACCACCTCCAAAACACCCAGTTCCAGAATGTGTTTGTCTGGGCCttcatgctttctttctcttcaaatCCCAGCCTATGAAAGTTCTAGCCACTGACCCTCGTGCCCTTGTCCCCAGGTAGGAAGAGGAGGTGGCACTGAGGCCACCGCTGAGAATGAATTGGTGGCCCTGAAGAAGGTGAGCGACCCCAGAATACTCGTCCTGCAACTCAGAACCGAGGGCAGAGGCAAGAGGGAGCTCCCTGTAATTCAGAGAGGCTGAGCAACTcccccagagtcacacagcccaACCTCTCCCCTACATCAGAGCCCCGGACATCAGAGACACTGCCTGCTTCAAGCAGGGCAATCTCCTCCCCCATCCGAGGTAACTCCCATCTGGCCGAGGGCTTCCCACCTCCTTGTGCCCTGTGCCTGGCAGAGAGCAGGCACTCTGTAAATAAGGGTGGATAAAAGCACGTGGCTGCTGGGGGATGGCTGCATCCCTGgccggcaggtggaaagtgctgGCATGAACGAGGCCGTCGTCCCTCACTGCTCAGACTCCACTCCGCACAGGTGCTGTCACCTGGACTCTTACCAGGTCCCCCAACCACCCCCATATGAGGAAGGCAGTGGTtactgtgaggaaactgaggcacagaggtccAGGGTCTTACTCTGAGTTGCACTAAGACCTCTTCTTCTGGCCACAGATCTAGATTTCTTTCCATGAGATTCCAGAGCAGAGAGGGGTGGGGCATCTAGATCCTGAATTGCAGTCATAGTTGTAGATGTGGATTCTAGAGGAATCATCCCAGTGGGAACCAGAGGAAGTGCCTGGAGACCTCAGGATCCCCTCCCTTACCCAGACCTGCTCCGGACCCCTCTAACATGAAGGACCTCACCAAGGCCATGCCACCAGGCACTGGGATGAGCACTAAGGAGGGTCTCCAGAGAGTTTGCCCAGCCTGGAGGGGTGCCCCTCCCTGGTGGGGAGAGCTCTGTGTTATCTCCCCAGTGAGCCTCCTGAGCCACCTTTTCCCTTTTAGGACGTGGACTGCGCCTACCTGCACAAATCAGACCTGGAGGCCAACACGGAGGCGCTGATCCAGGAGAACGACTTCCTGCAGCGACTGTATGAGTTGGTGAGGGACCACAGAGCAGTGGGGCAGCAAGGCGAGTGTGAGTTAGACATTGGACAGGACTTGCCACCATCTCGGCTTCTGAacccctggggtgggggcagcgtGGAGCAGAGTTGAGAGACCTGAGGCAGTTTATGCCAGAAGGGGAAGTGTAGCTTCGGGTCTCACTGCCATGCCCCAGACAGGCTGGTGTTCCTGGTTACTATGATAACAGGTATCACAAATTGGTAAATTCTAGTCCCAGACCCAAAAGATGGAGACAGGAGGCCCCAACTGAAATCAGGCAGTGCGCCTCCAACGTGAGCTCCTCTCAGCTTCAGGACTCAGTGCCTGAGGAGCACTGAGAGGTCCCAGGGTTGAGGGGGGACTTCACCTTGGAGGGCGGGGCTTCAGGAGTGCGGCTGTGGAGGAAGCAGGGGAAGGGGACGGGGGAGGACCGTGAGAGTGGGGCTCTGGTCAAAGAAGCTCCTACCACTCCCCAACCCCATCCCCCAGGAGCTCCAGGTCCTCCACACCAATATCTCAGACACCTCGGTCATCGTCAAGATGGACAACAGCCGGGACCTGAACCTGGACAACATCGTGGCCGAGATCAAGGCTCTACGATGACATCGCCAGCCGCAGCCAGGCTGAGGCCGAGTCCTGGTACCGCAGCAAGGTGAGTGGGCCCAGGGCCCCTTCCCAGACCCCCAGCAGGAAGGATGCTGAAAAGGTTTGGCCTTTGTTAAGGTGGAATGAGCAAGGGAAGGGCAGGTAGCTCTCAGGATGCGGTGGCAGATGTGCAAGCTGTGGGGCCCAGTGGGATGACATATCCTGAGCCCCATGAGCCTCTCTGCTTCCCCTCAGTGCGAGGAGATAAAGGCCACGGTGGTCCGGCACGGGGAGACCCTTCGCCGCACCAAGGAGGAGATCAATGAGCTGAACCGCCTGATCCAGAGGCTGACCGCCGAGATCGAGAATGCCAAGTGCCAGGCAGGACAGCCTGGCCCACCCCTCCGTGTAGGAAGACAATGGGGTTGGCCTGCAGCAGGGGGATCTAAGTTCGACCCCTTGCCAGTGTGTGGGAAAAGGAGCAAAAATCAAACATGTGGACAGTTGGGCTCTCAAACCAACCCTGCCACTAGCTCACCACGTGATTTGGGGTCAGCCATTGCGCTCTCTGGCCCATGGTTCTAAATCAGTGATCACACACACTCAGATGTCCACCGGGGTTAGTAATGAGTGAAGTAGGCTGGTCCAATCCAACTGAGGCAGGCCCTATGGAACTGCAGGCCCACTAGGGCCAGATCctctgatttttcaagagaagccaagaatctgaatttttatgttaaatttccaaaattaaagaCACTGTGCCAACATACCCTGGGAGCACTAATTTGCAACCCTTGACCTAACAAATGGGTAAGTTCCCTTCTTCCTCTGGTGGTCAATGGTCAGTGGATGCCTCTGACCCTGAATCCAGAACAGGGAGCATTAATAACCCTCCTCTGCCCCCCAGAACTCCAAGCTGGGGGCCACCACTGCTGGCCAAGGCCGAGCAGCAGGGCGAGGCGACCCTCAGTGACGCCAAGTGCAAGGTGGCCGGGCTGGAGGAGGCCCTATAGAAGGCCAAGCAGGACATGGCCTGCCTGCTGAGGGAGTACCAGGAGGTGTTGAACTCCAAGCTGGGCCTGGACATCGAGATCGCCACCTACAGGCACCTGCTGGAGGGCGAGGAGCACAGGTGAGGCCCTCACCCTGGGAAGGATGTCTCTTCAATGCCCCCCAAACTGGGCTTAGAGCCAGGAGTGTGTTTGCATATTATTTGCATCTAATTTGCATCAAGCTTACTTGGAGGAGGGAATTTGCAGGTGAATAGTAGATTTCATCACCTTTGCTCCCCCCAACTAATTTTTGTCTCTTTGCTCTCCAGGTAAGGTTGTGTGAGGGCGTTGGTGCTGTAAATGTCTGTGAGTAATCTATACTGTGGGTTCTGAAATAAGGGCTTGGGGTTCCAGGtgggcaaactttttcttaaagggccagatagtaaatatttaggcTTGTGGGCCGTGCAGTCTCTGTCTCAGCTCTTCAGCTCTGTCCTTGTGATGTGAAGGCAGCCACAGCCTAAGCAATACTTAATGGATAGATATGGCTGGGTGCCAATtaaactttgtttacaaaaacaggagGCCAGCAGGCGTATAGTTTGAAGACcctaaaaggaaggagggagtgtGGCAGTGAATGATTATGATAACTTGAATAGCTTATTTCTGTCTATAGGGAGGGCCTGGGCTAACAGTTTATCAAGGATGCTTGAGGTTAGACTGCAGGAAGGAGCGCCCAGGTGTGAGGATGTTGGGCTGAGGGGAAGATAGAAAGGGAGGATAAAAGAGGGGGCTGCAGGCCACGACCTTGCTCGGGTACTAAGCCCTGTCTTCCTCCTGCGGGCGTCAGCAGCTCCCGGGGCCAGGTCGTGTGCGGGGACCTCTGCGTGTCCGGCTCCCGGCCCGCGGCGGGCAGCGCCTGCAGCGCCCCCTGCGGCGGGAACCTGGCGGTGAGCAGCGGCCTGAGCGCCCCCTGCGCGCCCGGCCCGTGCGCGCCCTCGGGACACAGCTGCGGCAGCAGCCGCCTGGTGCGGTTTGCGTAGCGCCTCCCGCCGTGTGAATACACCGCTCCGCGAGCGGCGGTCCCGGCCTGCCGGGCGGCCCCGGGGCTCCGAAAGGCGCTGGGTGTGAGGCGGAAGGGCTTCGGGAACCGGCCCCCCTGACGCTGCTGCTTCTCTTCTTGCCTCTCCCCGCTTCGTCTCCTCGTTTCTTCCAGGGAGGCCGGGCTCCTCGCGCGCATGTCTGGCAGCTCACCCCAATCGCAAGAGTCTAAGTGACTGGTTTCCTCGCAGCCCTGGGCAAAGATCCAGTCCTGCCTCGGGCTGCTCTGGCGGCTTGGACGCGTGTGGTTTCTAAGGGACAGATGGGCCCGAGGGCCCCTGGGTGTGGACGCGCTGCCGTGCGCTGCGTGCCCCCTGCCTTCTAAACCCTCTGAGGTTGCGGCTCTGAGGGGATCACTTTCCGCAGCTGCCTGGGCTCCCTTTCTCTCGCTTGGTCCCCACGTTTCCAGTAGAGGTCATGGCTCATATATAAGAAGCTCTGGTCATACGTTTGTGCTTACACATGTGGCCATCCGGGCCAATCCGGGCCAGTTTTCACCCGGGTCGGGGGCAACAGAGGTGTTCTCAGCCAAAAAAGGATGGGCCGGCAGCCCGAAAAATTCAGACACACAGAAGCATGAGGAGGAGCTAGAAGGGAGGTGAGAAGGGCAACAGGGAGGAGCCTTAATCAGGAGGGGAAGGGCCGGGCTCTCCCGACACCCGGGATGGGGACCTCATCACTTGTGGCTGCTGGGACACCGGTGGTCCACTTCCTCCACTCCCCAGTGCACCCCCACCTCAGCATATGAAAACTCCCGGCCATGGGATCAAATACACAGAAACCAACACTCCCTAGgcagccccccaccccacacacacaccaccaccatcacGCCTGGGGGGCCCAGACACAGAgacccccccacctcctccccagcaCCCATCATATGTGCTGCTGTCCATCAGAGATGGATATTCCCAAGCATAGACCACAAAAACACtccacacactcacagacacacagaccccaCATCAGAGACCCTGACACAGATGCCCCCAACAAGCACACACTTAACACATAgatgccacccccccccccacccccaccccccccccctgCCAGAGATCCAGAATACACAGCCCATCCCTCAGCCCACAGACCCAGGCCCAGAGCTCCGTAGCAGAGATGTAGACTCTGGGAACCCCCCACCCTACCCCCTCCCACCGCCatcacccccaccacccccagacAGCCCCCTCCAgggccccagggcctggcagaCCAGCACCAGGAAGGGCTCAGCGCAGCTGGTCTCCCAGTTGGCTGGTCCGCCTGAAACTGGGACCTGGGCAGCTGAAAGTTTGTGGTCTTCTCACCGCAGAGGAATGTACTCTGGCAGCACAGGGCATGGGGGGCAGGGTACAAACAGCGTTCCCACCCCCTCAGCAGGAGAGGACTCCAGTGCCCACTTCCTGGCAGGGCCAGAACTTCCC
Proteins encoded:
- the LOC131416573 gene encoding keratin, type II microfibrillar, component 7C-like, giving the protein MACLLREYQEVLNSKLGLDIEIATYRHLLEGEEHRLCEGVGAVNVCVSSSRGQVVCGDLCVSGSRPAAGSACSAPCGGNLAVSSGLSAPCAPGPCAPSGHSCGSSRLVRFA